From Anopheles coluzzii chromosome 3, AcolN3, whole genome shotgun sequence, the proteins below share one genomic window:
- the LOC120958616 gene encoding uncharacterized protein LOC120958616 gives MDTFVENFHLKECVERMEYLPLGRTGLKVSKVSFGTGTFSQLYGDLDEAKALEAVKHAVQRGINYIDTAPYYGQGRSEEVLGRALRAIPREAYYVATKVSRYEREYDGMFDYSAQKTRQSVERSLQLLGLDYLDVVQIHDVEFAPNLDIVLNETLPTLEALRAEGKLRFIGVSAYPLGVLREIITKAPGRFDTVLCYCRNTLFDDSLEEYIPFFREHKMGLICASGHGMGLLTNGGPQPWHPADRQLREVCAEAAAYCKREGVELGKLAMHHALQMPGPATFLAGMQTPELVQLNLDAYFEGLSEKEADVLSYLKERIFPKVENKHWEGVELQQYRAAMKQAQL, from the exons ATGGACACTTTTGTGGAAAACTTTCACCTCAAGGAGTGCGTGGAACGGATGGAGTATTTACCCCTCGGGCGGACGGGCCTGAAGGTGTCCAAGGTATCGTTCGGCACCGGGACATTCAGTCAACTTTACGG CGATCTCGACGAAGCGAAAGCACTGGAAGCGGTCAAGCATGCGGTCCAGCGGGGCATCAACTACATCGACACCGCCCCCTACTACGGCCAGGGACGGTCGGAGGAGGTACTGGGACGGGCGCTACGCGCCATCCCTCGCGAAGCTTACTACGTGGCCACAAAAGTGAGCCGTTACGAGCGCGAGTACGACGGAATGTTCGACTACAGTGCGCAAAAGACACGCCAGAGTGTCGAGCGAAGCTTGCAACTGCTCGGACTCGACTACCTCGATGTGGTGCAGATCCACGACGTCGAGTTTGCGCCCAACCTGGACATTGTGCTGAACGAAACGCTGCCGACGCTGGAAGCGCTGCGGGCGGAAGGAAAGCTACGCTTCATTGGCGTTTCGGCCTACCCGCTCGGTGTGTTGCGGGAAATCATAACGAAAGCGCCGGGCCGCTTCGATACGGTACTGTGCTACTGTCGCAACACGCTGTTCGATGATTCGCTGGAGGAGTACATTCCCTTCTTTCGGGAGCATAAGATGGGCCTAATCTGCGCTTCCGGCCACGGGATGGGGCTGCTAACGAACGGTGGCCCACAGCCGTGGCATCCGGCCGATCGGCAGCTGAGGGAGGTGTGTGCGGAAGCGGCAGCGTACTGCAAACGGGAGGGCGTGGAGCTGGGCAAGCTGGCGATGCACCATGCGCTACAAATGCCCGGTCCGGCAACGTTTCTGGCCGGCATGCAGACGCCCGAGCTGGTGCAGCTCAATCTGGACGCTTACTTCGAAGGGCTGTCAGAGAAGGAGGCGGACGTTTTGAGCTATTTGAAGGAGCG aATTTTCCCAAAGGTGGAGAACAAACACTGGGAAGGCGTTGAGCTGCAGCAATACCGAGCCGCCATGAAGCAAGCGCAACTGTAG
- the LOC120958617 gene encoding spermidine synthase, giving the protein MNSPPPIQVGYDGWSDDYQQRAFFSISFQINVKSCTPHGKGSEKDGNKNRFRNVIKARTRGRKNAGMKKTALDSKTVLINVVAVACEVGNCVGCWLPNRTCNKCLFAFVCFLFVFAIQKRRRASPAMNPSEWFSEISNELWPGQCFSVKVKQVLHEERSKYQDIKIIQSESHGVVLILDGIIQCTERDEFAYQEMISFLPLCCHPNPQRVLIVGGGDGGVAREVAKHPAVLEVHQVEIDERVVELSKQYLPFMACGFESPKLKLTIGDGFEYMKQHEGAFDVIITDSSDPIGPAESLFRESYFELVKRALKPNGIICSQGGSFWLDAGHVRETLDYCRKHFPRVTYGLAAVPSYPTGQIGFFIASLNPETEFREPARQFEDAEIDQLGLRYYTTDVHRAAFTLPRFAAKALNP; this is encoded by the exons ATgaactcccctccccccatccaAGTCGGCTACGACGGCTGGAGTGATGATTATCAGCAAcgggcttttttttctatttcctttCAAATAAACGTCAAATCGTGCACACCGCATGGAAAAGGGAGCGAAAAAGATGGAAACAAGAACAGATTCCGAAACGTCATCAAAGCCCGGACCCGGGGGCGAAAGAATGCAGGGATGAAGAAGACAGCACTGGACAGCAAAACGGTTTTGATTAacgtcgtcgccgtcgcctGTGAAGTCGGTAATTGCGTTGGCTGCTGGCTGCCGAACCGAACGTGCAACAAGTGTCTGTTTGCTTTCgtgtgttttctgtttgtgtttgccatccagaagagaagaagagcgTCCCCAGCCATGAACCCTTCCGAGTGGTTTTCCGAAATTTCCAACGAACTTTGGCCCGGCCAGTGCTTCTCGGTCAAGGTGAAGCAGGTGCTGCACGAGGAACGCTCCAAGTATCAAGACATCAAGATCATCCAgag TGAATCGCACGGTGTGGTGCTGATACTGGACGGCATCATCCAGTGTACGGAGCGGGATGAGTTCGCTTATCAGGAGATGATCTCCTTTCTGCCGCTCTGCTGCCATCCGAACCCGCAGCGCGTCCTGATCGTGGGCGGCGGGGACGGCGGTGTGGCCCGCGAGGTCGCCAAACATCCGGCCGTGCTGGAGGTGCACCAGGTCGAGATCGACGAGCGGGTGGTGGAGCTTTCGAAACAGTACCTCCCGTTCATGGCGTGCGGGTTCGAGTCGCCCAAGCTGAAGCTCACGATCGGCGACGGGTTCGAGTACATGAAGCAGCACGAGGGTGCGTTCGACGTGATCATCACGGACAGTAGCGATCCGATCGGGCCGGCCGAGTCGCTGTTCCGCGAGTCGTACTTTGAGCTGGTGAAGCGGGCGCTCAAGCCGAACGGCATCATCTGCTCGCAGGGCGGCAGCTTCTGGCTGGATGCGGGGCACGTGCGCGAAACGCTCGACTACTGCCGGAAGCATTTCCCGCGCGTCACGTACGGGCTGGCCGCGGTGCCGAGCTACCCGACCGGCCAGATCGGGTTCTTCATCGCCAGCCTCAATCCG GAGACGGAGTTCAGGGAGCCGGCCCGTCAATTCGAGGACGCAGAGATTGACCAGCTGGGACTGCGATACTACACGACCGACGTGCATCGGGCGGCCTTCACGCTGCCCAGGTTTGCGGCCAAAGCGCTTAACCCGTAA
- the LOC120958614 gene encoding protein suppressor of sable produces the protein MSDPEDLEDGEIEDDEEDEVVAVRRPDDPPLMPPKPVDYMEYEAGDQHHPSVASDGEGKANSKPSQQQQQSPQQRSSKKPAPVVDDWTMKVEQSIANALIRDGVQPPMPSSVPHGHEKDDSVGHTPSSRKSRKRKRANRSEQQHQLQQQQGGKQARFDPDGDEDDVDLENEMLNVRGSSPQQAIMGRGGGGGGGAADSGRSDSEADDTHYSSDESAGGRDRDGGHYRRPRGDQHQQQRERDREREREREREREYNRKKRKQARQGRGNNNGKSNRDGRKRKRDDSDDEKHRPTGPRKMELCKFYLMDCCAKREKCLYMHKDFPCKYYYLGMKCKEKDKCLFSHGEPLADDLRAILLKHLETAPQEILGSFQRISRDSAIGMLNATHRKLQERYGGGGGGKHHDSKIPSLLDVVPGGGGGGGGGGHMHSPKHGSSRRSSRWEEGGRSSDGEPPHDGGDCGGDMTMQLAGVITAAQINDLEQMGIRTLDEISQLTVAQLNELGLSITQIHDLQVRALNAHRQAVANERRRPREPSAPAPAPAPAPAPAPAPPPAPAEKPKDLDLRTLPGVAESLLGSHSNEQNSSKKDVDMRVLPMGGEQQQQPVAPPPNNETAANLVLPGLVLPKPPTVDYSQYIKDSNLDEEDLDAVATASSLLNDPPEDDDDDDDDENHLKINIAEEEEEEEEEEKKKQSDEHEEKQSDEVGGAGKEEELLLPPLIPPKIDYAQGLGDILKFGSTAVDKSLAQLSSGESPRSHRSPSPVAKEDALTDIWTPSMADSTQSSSAGGVAQSFGPSSQQSTTTKASARSATATKRLGGTSIYDWCDSDAGASSPSDGGGRNSPVTSLSSSSAPFRYGSLPLDIDDPYSATTAGREASSELGFPFKSMMANYVPATEIDGSIGSHAPIHYKVYVVDVPKPNYGALRRSMVRPVGTKDPRLRRLFGLASDDDEDRASDTSDGIKSPDPTPHASPLYGSSPSVHATAAPSQPASKPAPPPVVSGGRRVDPRKRHAEMQQESAVKSVAAAAGSGNNHNHPTPQIDVQTILQKSPWYKDLGSKHKIMVNQQLAILSSEMRKYHNSDRTPEQLSEFMQFLGGNGMLQQILTYLNVFVDDSVKFCEVPVVPNMPPPALPPPNIPPPMLPIPVHVPPPLGVVLPPTGGGGGNGGGGGGLPHQQPNGPGMFHGPNGPFDQEQQHRGGGGGGGLPPSIRPGLLGVSPNMPFEQFLAMGNVNRHGDGDGGGGGGGGGGGGGGNNGPLPLWVQGNGGGGGGGNNMRNMRNNNRIGHNFRNNNDRWNNGGPQMMGGGGGNNGNGGGPGNNNRRNNGNNNRRMDRKK, from the exons ATGAGCGATCCGGAAGATCTGGAGGACGGCGAGATCGAGGatgacgaggaggacgaggtgGTGGCGGTACGGCGGCCGGATGATCCACCGCTGATGCCGCCCAAGCCGGTCGACTACATGGAGTACGAGGCGGGCGACCAGCACCATCCATCCGTCGCTAGCGATGGTGAAGGGAAAGCGAATTCAAAGccgtcgcagcagcagcagcaatcaccGCAGCAACGCTCCTCCAAAAAACCCGCCCCGGTCGTGGACGACTGGACGATGAAGGTGGAGCAATCGATCGCGAACGCACTGATACGGGACGGCGTGCAGCCCCCGATGCCCTCGTCCGTGCCGCACGGGCACGAAAAAGACGATTCCGTCGGCCACACACCGTCCAGCAGGAAGTCGCGCAAGCGCAAGCGAGCGAACCGGagcgaacagcagcaccagctgcagcagcagcagggtggAAAGCAGGCCCGGTTCGATCCGGATGGGGACGAGGACGATGTCGATCTGGAGAACGAAATGCTCAACGTGCGGGGCAGCAGCCCACAGCAAGCCATAATGGgaaggggtggtggtggtggtggaggggCCGCCGATTCGGGACGGTCCGATTCGGAGGCGGACGATACTCACTACTCGTCGGACGAGTCGGCGGGTGGGCGCGATCGGGACGGCGGCCATTACCGTCGCCCCCGGGGggaccagcaccagcagcagaggGAGCGTGATCGGGAGCGTGAACGGGAACGGGAGCGTGAGCGGGAGTACAACCGGAAGAAGCGGAAACAGGCGCGCCAGGGCAGGGGCAACAACAATGGCAAATCGAACCGGGACGGCCGGAAGCGCAAGCGGGACGATTCGGAT GACGAAAAGCATCGCCCGACGGGACCGCGCAAGATGGAGCTGTGCAAGTTCTACCTGATGGACTGTTGCGCGAAGCGGGAAAAGTGTCTGTACATGCACAAGGACTTCCCGTGCAAGTACTACTACCTGGGCATGAAGTGCAAGGAGAAGGACAAGTGTCTATTTAGCCACGGCGAACCGCTGGCGGACGATCTGCGCGCGATCCTGCTGAAGCATCTCGAGACGGCGCCGCAGGAAATCCTGGGCAGCTTCCAGCGCATCAGCCGGGACAGCGCGATCGGCATGCTGAACGCGACGCACCGGAAGCTACAGGAGCggtacggtggtggtggtggtggaaagcACCACGATTCGAAAATCCCTTCCCTGTTGGATGTGGTCCCGGGTGGAggaggtggcggtggtggtggtggacacATGCACAGCCCCAAGCACGGCTCTTCCCGCCGGTCGTCCCGCTGGGAGGAGGGCGGCCGCTCGAGCGATGGAGAACCGCCGCACGATGGTGGCGACTGTGGGGGCGATATGACGATGCAGCTCGCCGGCGTCATTACGGCGGCCCAGATCAACGACCTCGAGCAGATGGGCATACGGACGCTGGACGAAATTAGCCAGCTGACGGTGGCGCAGCTGAACGAGCTTGGGCTGAGCATTACGCAGATTCACGATCTGCAGGTGCGCGCACTCAATGCGCACCGGCAGGCAGTCGCCAACGAACGGAGACGACCGCGGGAACCGtcggcaccggcaccggccccagcaccagcaccagcaccagcgccAGCCCCTCCGCCAGCTCCGGCAGAAAAGCCAAAGGATCTCGACCTGCGCACACTGCCGGGCGTGGCAGAGTCGCTCCTCGGTAGCCATAGCAACGAACAGAACAGCAGCAAGAAGGACGTTGACATGCGTGTGCTTCCAATGGGtggtgagcagcagcagcagccggtggCGCCTCCACCCAACAACGAGACCGCTGCAAACCTCGTCCTGCCCGGTCTGGTGCTTCCGAAGCCGCCCACCGTCGACTACTCGCAGTACATCAAAGACTCGAATCTGGACGAGGAGGACCTGGATGCGGTCGCCACGGCGAGCAGCCTGCTGAACGACCCGCCcgaggacgacgatgacgatgacgatgatgagaATCATCTCAAGATCAACATcgcggaagaggaagaagaggaggaggaggaagaaaagaagaagcagtCTGATGAGCATGAGGAGAAGCAATCCGACGAAGTCGGTGGGGCTGGAAAGGAGGAAGAACTTCTGCTTCCACCGCTGATACCGCCCAAGATTGACTACGCCCAGGGGCTCGGGGACATACTGAAGTTTGGCAGCACCGCGGTGGACAAGAGTTTGGCCCAGCTGTCAAGCGGTGAGTCGCCCCGTTCGCATCGATCACCGTCACCGGTCGCAAAGGAGGACGCACTGACCGACATTTGGACACCCTCGATGGCGGACTCGACCCAGAGCAgcagtgctggtggtgttgcCCAAAGCTTTGGACCTTCCTCGCAACaatcgacgacgacgaaagcGTCCGCCAGGTCAGCCACCGCGACCAAGCGACTCGGCGGTACCTCGATTTACGATTGGTGCGACTCGGATGCCGGCGCCTCATCACCGTCGGACGGGGGTGGACGAAATTCTCCCGTGACGTcattgtcgtcgtcgtcggcacCGTTCCGATACGGTTCGCTTCCGTTGGACATTGACGATCCCTACTCGGCGACGACTGCCGGGCGGGAAGCGTCGAGCGAGCTGGGCTTCCCGTTCAAATCGATGATGGCCAACTACGTGCCGGCTACGGAGATCGATGGGTCGATCGGTTCGCATGCACCGATTCACTACAAG GTCTACGTGGTCGATGTGCCGAAGCCAAACTATGGCGCGCTAAGACGTTCGATGGTTCGCCCGGTCGGCACGAAGGACCCCCGGCTAAGGCGTCTGTTCGGGCTGGCAAGCGACGATGATGAGGATCGGGCGAGCGACACCAGCGATGGCATTAAATCGCCCGATCCCACCCCACACGCTTCGCCACTGTACGGCAGCTCGCCGTCGGTGCACGCTACCGCTGCACCATCGCAACCGGCCAGTAAACCCGCACCACCCCCCGTAGTAAGCGGTGGGCGACGGGTAGATCCACGCAAACGGCACGCCGAAATGCAGCAGGAATCGGCCGTCAAGAGTGTAGCGGCGGCTGCGGGCAGCGGCAACAACCATAACCACCCGACGCCCCAGATCGACGTGCAGACAATACTGCAAAAGTCGCCCTGGTACAAGGACCTCGGCTCGAAGCACAAGATCATGGTGAACCAGCAGCTGGCCATCCTGTCGTCCGAGATGCGCAAGTACCACAACTCCGACCGGACGCCCGAGCAGCTGAGCGAGTTTATGCAGTTTCTCGGCGGCAACGGGATGCTGCAGCAGATCCTCACCTACCTGAACGTGTTCGTGGACGATTCGGTCAAGTTCTGCGAGGTGCCGGTCGTACCGAACATGCCGCCGCCGGCCCTCCCGCCGCCCAACATTCCACCGCCGATGCTGCCGATACCGGTGCACGTGCCGCCGCCGCTCGGCGTTGTACTGCCGCCgactggtggtggcggcggcaatggtggtggtggtggtggtctgCCCCACCAACAGCCAAACGGCCCTGGGATGTTCCACGGCCCGAATGGTCCCTTCgaccaggagcagcagcatcgtggtggcggtggtggcggtggattGCCTCCCTCGATCCGGCCGGGGCTGTTGGGCGTTTCGCCCAACATGCCGTTCGAGCAGTTCCTTGCGATGGGCAATGTGAACAGACACGGTGATGGTGAcggtggaggaggtggtggtggaggaggaggaggaggaggaggtaaCAATGGCCCACTGCCACTGTGGGTGCAGGGCAATGGGGGTGGCGGAGGCGGAGGTAACAATATGCGCAACATGCGCAACAACAACCGCATCGGGCACAACTTCCGCAACAACAATGATCGGTGGAATAATGGTGGGCCACAGatgatgggtggtggtggtggcaacaATGGAAACGGTGGCGGTCCGGGTAACAACAATCGGCGAAACAATGGCAACAACAATCGGCGCATGGATCGGAAAAAGTAA